Within Fusarium fujikuroi IMI 58289 draft genome, chromosome FFUJ_chr08, the genomic segment TGCCTGAAGACCAGGTCTGGGGTGCACACCGCCATTTAACTCGTTTACAAATGCTCAGAAAACAATGGGTAGTTAGTGTTAGCGTTCAAGCTTTTCAGTAAGGATTTGATGGGGGAACACAGGGGAAGTGGTGGTAAGGAAAGAGGTTGattcatgatgatgttgaagtccATCAAGGCCCAACCTTCAGAGGCCAGTGGCAATGTACGGGAAGAATATTCTGGAATGCCGCTAGATCTTTCCGTTCTCAAATATGCGATCAGCAGCCTAAATTATGCATGACAGATCATATCGGGCATATTGCTGCCAGATCTCCGTAAAGGCTTGACCAGATCCTGACCAAATTCGACAAGGGTTCGCTCCCAGGGGGCACATCAGCCTCCTGGACTTCATACAAGCTACTACAATATGTATAAGTCCCATGGCTCTTTTGTTTTTCTCTCCTAGGATAGCCTGGTCCCCCATCTCTCATCTGAAGTCGTAGAAACTGTTACTCGCACCCGTCGGGATGACCTCCAAATCTGAGATTCCCGCCCGAAACAGATGCCGGAACTCCATGTCTTACCTGCATGACATGCGACACCACACTGGATAAGACATGGTGAAGATAAATGTGACATGTCTATGGGGATTGAGCGCCACGGCTGTTGGTTCTGGGGAAACTGTCCAGGGGTCTCTGCAAGCTTGAAGTAGCATCAGCCATTCTCATCACACCTGACCACCGGGTCTAAACGGGAATTAGGAGGTCTGAGAGTTATGGAACAGTTCCTATTCGCGAGCTGATCTGATCTCTCTTCCCCCCTCAATAGCATCGTAGTGTCTCATGCTGCTTTGTCCTCTTGGTTCAACCCAGCTTTCGTCCCGCTAATACATACGATGAAAACGGGACCATATACCTCCTTGATTAATGTTTTACCTCTATATTCTTTGTTCGTAGGAGTGAAATTGGAGCGAAGTTGGGAGCGGCTGACATTGCTTCCTGATAGCGGTCTCGCCTACACATAGTGATCTAGCATAGAGGTTTGCCTTAGCAACTGAGCAACGCCTATTACAATTACCGAAAcataaaatatcttattcaTTTAGCAGAACTATTACTTTCTTTCCATTCCTTGGTGACCCTTCTCGTTTCCAGTCCAGGGTCGGCGTCAGCTTGGGAGTAGATACCACTTCATTCCTCGTAGAACATCGCCTTTTCTCGAAATCCATCATGCCCAATTTTACTTCTAATACCCTGAAGTCACAatctaattttattaattcttcGACATAGATGATCTACGGGGGATTGAAGAGTGTCATCTAGTGATATAATTGCCCAAACTCTGCATGCGAGAGTCAACAGTAGCTGGGTATCAGACGAGATGCGAGTATTACAAATCACTTAGTAatgctgatgaagagatgaatACGAGTAGAGTTGACTTTGAGAATCATGAAAGCTTCTTGAATGGCCATGACATGCGAAATCACTCACAGCAATTTGTGGAGCGGCAGTCCGCGCACTTTCAGGGACAATATCCACAAATCTCACTTGTCGAAGACTGCTTCTCTTGGGAACTTATGTCTAAGTGACACTGTGTATAGTAAGTGGTGTTTGGATAATGAAATGTCGTGAGACAGGCGTTCGATAAGCACCTGCATGAAGGCAACAACACTCAGGGACTTTCCGCTGTGGCCTTATACTCTCGTGTTAAACCAGATATGCATACACGGCATCTGAAGCCTCGAATCAACGTTCAGAGTAAAGTTCAGTGATGTTGTTCTAATCTAGGCAGCCATATTACTTCCCCAATCTGGTTGATATGCACATCGCTTGCAGCCAGTTCAGCCCTGTGGTGAAGCAAGTCAGGCCACCGGGAAGTTTCGTCCACTCCATTAGAGCATTCTCGTATTATTCCCGTCTATCAAACAAGCCTCCTCCTACCTTAAATGGAACCTTAATCGTACAACAACAAAGCCTCAAGCACTGGGGAAGAAGTGGCTGGATAGAACGCTGTAAGCCATCCCCCAGACTCAACAGTCAACCGTCGAGGCTGGGCTTATACGAAGGCATGATATCATCCTTGTTCGTCTTCAGCTCTCGGCAAGTACCGACGCCATTGACAAGCATACAGCAGCCTATTTGGAGACAGGAGGTCGGCAGAAACTCCAGTAGTCGAGCGGCAGTTGTGGGGCCGTGGACGTCGATCCTGCGCCGCTCATCGATGACTGGCCAGTTTGTAATGGAATGGCTGAAAATGGCAAGTATTCGTACTGATAAGAAGCCTCCTCAATGAAGCTAGTAGATATTTGTAAAGCATCACGCCAGATTGGGCTATCCTAAGGTATGTTGCATGTGAAGAGAGGCGCTCCATCAGCCCTCTTGATCAACTTACCCTAGAGGCTTCCTCACGAGACTGCAGTTCCAGTCTTTCGACTGTCTTTGAGAATCCACTGGCTCCAATAGCTTGTTTCTATGGAGCCCCTTGAATCCTTCGAAAGGAAAACCTTTGCTGCTCTTGGCGAGGTCCGATAGTTTTTATGGAAGGATCGGAGCATCATATCATCGCGAGTCTAGACTGGTATGGAGAAGAATGAGCCTTAAGCGAGGGAACTAGCTCCACTGATCGACCAACTATGTTTGGGCTCTGTTGTTGCTCGTGTAGAGTAATTTGACTGTTTTCCCATACGATGGAGATAACCGATGGTGAAAGTCGCAATGCTCTCAATAACACTCCAAGGTGTGTTGGTGAGCCAGACTCGTGTTAGGAAGAACTACTGGCCGATCTTCTCGTAAGAACTGAATCCCGCAATGATGATACGAGGTCAATAGCAAAGAACCTCAAAACAAATGCTGATGCAATATACGAGTGTTTAGGGTAGGCGTCGAGATAGTGGCTGACTGGCTGACTAAGAATGGTGCTCAACAAAACAAACACCTGACATTTGTGTAGCATTAATGCGACGTTGCATCGCCGTGCCAGTGGGACGGTACTTTGACACATGACAGACTGCAACTGTCCCCAGAACCAATCTCGCATTGCAGAGTTACTGTTGATGATCTGACATACGAGAAATAGACAGATGATGGCTGAGCATCCGACGTCGTGTTCACTCAAACACGGCAATTTCGTGGCTGCGTCACCgctcaacaaggacaaggacaacatcaccaaaacGCCAAGCCGCAACGCAACTCGTTACCCTAATCAACCAATCACCTCCCTCGAACGACAGCgcctcttctcagccttgcccACCATCTTGACCAAGCTGGCCCTTTCGGACCGACCTTGTGCACACGAGGCTCCTTCAGGTCTAGTCTGGGGTTCCCTGTGCCTTAGCCCGAACCGTGTTTCTCCAGGTTCAGTTAAGTCTAAAGACCTGATGGGGGTGGTAGATGCGCTGTTTTGGAAATTGAGCAATTAACTGTTCATTTCGAGTTTCAGGACTGACAGTTCATTCAGTAAACCGCGACGAAATTGAAAGCAGAAAAACAGGGGACTTTGATCGACGTTTGTGCTTTAGTAGCGGAACCACCGCGATTCATGCAAACCCACTGAAAAGCACACGACGAGCGTTCCAAGTTCCTTCGAGAAAGCCGCTAGGCACGGCCTGTCCGGCAGCTACTGCACGATGAGGCCACAGACCTTGCAGTTTTGATCCAAGTATACAGTGCGCGGCAGACTGGCTTAGGCAGTTGAGTATTGGTTGGCATGCCACACTGTGTTTGCTGTGTTTGCTGTGTTTGCTGTGTTTGCTGTGTTTGCTGTGCTGACCCGGAGCGTCGCCCCGGGTTGCGGGAGCACACCGTCCGGACACCATCGGTATGCCTCGGTATTTGACACCGTCTACGGAAACACGACTGGAAATAACTCCTGTCACGAATTACCATGAAGGGTAACCCTTGATGGAATCAAGTTGAATGCCTTCCGCATTATCTTGCTGTGAATGACATGAAGTCAGTGGTCGTACACTTGTTCCGTGAAAAAACAATCATGGTTGACATACCGTCACTCTGATCACAGAGCCTGGATGATCTgattcttgagcttcaaatGAGCGACGTGGCACCAGGAGTCCGTTCAGTAGAACAAACTCAACCAATCTGTCGCCAATTAAGCGAGCATCGGGAAAGCCATAAACCACAGATCATGTCATAATTGAGGGGAACAGATATTCCCGTACCTAGTTTGCGATCAAAGAACGGGTTTCCCCTCTTTGTCTGAAGACATGGCGCTGATGTGACTTCGCCAAACCCCTCACTGCAAACTTAACAACGAACGCATGATGCGGCTGGAGCATAATCCTCATTGGGAGCGCCTCCTTTCAGAAACAACTCCGCCTCAACGCTGGGAcacgaaaagaaagacacAGACGAGCTTGTACGCCCTACAACGCGCAAGCTTTGTTACCCCGGATGTGAGGTCGAGCTGGTACGTGACACAGCCGCACAGGTGCTCTTGTTTCAAGCGAGATGACAGCTGCGCCGCAAACTTTAATGCAAAAGATCTTGTGTTACGCGGAGTTCTTGGCAGGGTAAAAGTGCAGAGTTGAGTTCATGGTCGTCAGGGGCATTGAcaatgaagatggtgatTATCGATAAGAAAACTGTCTCGGTTTCGGACGCGAAAAAGAAGCATACCCGTAGCGTGAAAGTCAATGCCTCGCAGCTTGAAGAGACACTGCCTGTGCGTGCAGCTTGATGCATGTCTCATCATGATATGGATGATCATCCTTTGCATACAAGTAAAGAGTCAAGTGAGCCATTAGAGAGACTGGCAGGATCCTTGGCTGCTGTAGTTACAGCTCGAGGCAGGCAACAAAGGCCAACAATCTCTGATagactcatcatctttgaccAATCTCCTCGTGAACTGTAAGCTAGACGTTATGCATCAATTACACTTCGAGACCGTTTTCTCCCAACATTCAAAGCGTCTCCTCTCGGCAGCTTCATGCCGAACGGTAGACTAAAATACCACATGGCTCACTCAGCCCCTTGGACAACGACTCGCACTAAAGAAGCATCTCCAATCTGGATATCTTCCGAAACCGACATCAAAGCTTAACCGCGCGTCAAAAAGAAACTGTAAGGCTTAGGGCTTAGCTCGTAGTTATAAttgtcgttgtcgttgtGGTGATCTGCCATATACGCGTATATCCCGCCCCACATTCTCGAGATCTACGCTATTCAGATCTAGATTCTTCACGTATAACCCACCTCCGCGTATAGAGCGTCAACAATTTTATATGCGTTCATAGAAAGGGTCTGCTTGGGAAATGTTGTTTACACGTAAAGATATGTATATAATCTCTtcaagaaagccaagaaatTCTCGAGCTTCTACTCAACTCATTGGCTTTGGCATTCGTTTGTTTGACATTTAACAACGAAACACCAAAACTTGACCTCACCAACGTGACTGAGCGCCTCAATAAGTCGACAACCAAGAATAATTCACCATGGCGGGCTATATCTTCTACAACTATAACCCAAATATGGTGGCAGCTGTCATATTTATTGTTGTCTTCGGTCTTTCTGCATTATTACACACATACCAGCTTGTTCGATCACGAACATGGTACTTTATTCCGTTCTTGATCGGATGTCTTTGTACGTGGCCGACAATTTCTACGCATCGTTGATTTACTAACATTGTCTTCAGTTGAGTGTGTAGGCTACGTCGGTCGAGCTCTATCAGCGCAAGAAGCACCAGACTTCACCAAGAACCCCTACATCATCCagtctcttctcttgctgcTCGGTCCAGCCCTCCTCGCCGCATCGATTTACATGGTACTCGGCCGTCTCATTCGACTTCTCGATGCTGGCGACCTTTCCATCATTAGCCCCCGATGGTTGACGAAGGTCTTTGTTGCTGGAGATGTCATGTCCTTCCTTGCACAAAGTGCTGGTACGTACTCCAAAGCCGTTAAACTTCACGTTACTAACATTCAAAGGTGGTGGTATGCTTGCAACAGCGAAAACTAAGAGCGCTGTCAAGCGAGGTGAGAACATCATCGTCGGTGGCCTAGGCATTCAGATCATTttcttcggcttcttcatGATCGTCACTCTTGTCTTCCACCTCCGCATCAACCGCAACCCTACACAAAAGTCTCAAGAGATCACAACGCCTTGGAAGAAGCTCCTCTTCGTGCTTTACTCAGCCAGTTTGTTCATTATGGTCCGATCCGTCTTCCGTGTCGCCGAGTACGTCATGGGCAAGGACAGCGAGCTCCAATCGAAGGAGTACTTCATCTACATCTTCGATGCCCTCCTCATGAGTCTCGTTGTGGTTTCCCTCAACGTGTTCCATCCCAGCCGCGTGATCAACCACGAGATGGACAGGAAGCGAATTGTCAGCCAGGATGGATATGCGCTGGAGAGCCAGCCCGAGGGCAGAGATGACAGAGACCGACGATACTCACTCTCACCTGTTCGTCCTAAGCATGCCCATTGAGAGATATATGGAGAAGCGGGCTAGGAGCGGGACGGATTCGGGATTGATATGGACATCGAGAGCTGATGGAGCCAGTGTTTTGAAGCGAGTGGGACTGGTACGATCTTCAGTCAACGTGGGAAGAAAGCGGTAAAACTTGTATAGATTTGAACACTGTTATAATAGATTTCTTCTGTTACATTGCAAGAAGCAACGTGATTCATAACGAGTCTGAATCGTATCATGCATGGATGTAAAGTCAATGCTTCGCGATGCGCAACATGGATTTTAATACGCTGCATCGTAAAGTGGAACACAGCATGATTTGGCATGGTATTTGACTTCCAGTTACAGGTCAACATCGATAAACGATCCATATCAATGGACCCTTCTGCAGAACTCATACGAGATACCATGAGATCATGAGGCTCAAAGTGGCACCTCTCCCAAAAAGACATTCTTCCGTGTCCTGAATCATCACGATGCCCTTCCATGGAAGCAATTTGTGGAGATCAAaagtcttgttctcatccCTGGCTGAACAGCGGGGCGTTGCATTCGTTGCAATGAGACATGGATGCATATGAGACATTCAATTCCGAGTATGCGGAAATATGTATGTGAAAGCAAACCTGGTCGTTTTTCGGGGAGGTCGTCGCGGGAACATGGACAATCACGGAGATGGGAATCCAAGCAAGCGGCGTTTATGCCCAAAACAGTCActattgacgatgacgagttGATTCAGTATTTCGATCATCGCAGGGAGACAGACACTTGTCACACCGGGGGGCATAACGTTAGAGAGTTATTTTCGGGGCCTGAGTTTCTAAACGCGAAatgcgctgctgctgctgctgcaccCGATGAGCAAACAACGGATGATCTGACATCTCGAACAGCGAGATCTGGCAGCGGAGTTTTTGATAACCAAGCAATTGACTTTTTCCCTAcgtttttttctctcttagCTCTTCCCAGCTAGCGAAGAACCGTGTTGTCTTTTTTGCCCCGAGAACGTGATCGGAGCAAGCCGAATAACGTGAACGCTCAACGCGTGATATTCGATAACATCGTCGGACCGACGTACATGAAGAGAACCTGTTTGCCGCGCGAACTCTTGGTGCATGAGAAGGTACCCAATCGTCGATCGATGTGTCTTCTGTTAGGCTTCACCTACTCTTGAGGGCGGGCGAGTCCTACCTGTAGCCTGTCTCTGTAGAGAGTTTGCCAAGAGAGGGAGATCTCATTCTGGAGTGGAATCGCACTGTGAAGCTGGGGCTTTAGCGTGGTCTAAACAGACGTCGACGTGGCACAGTGTTTATTTCGGTGGctatgagaaggaggctgccTCGAGGAACTTTGTCTGTATCGTTGTTGATGGGTTTCCCCTCACTTCAACGAGTCTGTTGCAAGCCATAACTCAATCTCAGTATACGCTGAGGTCGAAGCCAGACAGCCCCTCACTTCACTTGACTATTAATACTGACGCTCAGTCGGCCATTTTCTCCCCAAGATTTGCCTATAAGTAACGCTCTCGGCCAACCTTGTTGAAATGCTCCAAGCCTGGGCGGTCTCCACCCCCGTTCAAACTATAGGTCGCTAAACCAAGTTGCACTGTCCCATCGGGTATGTACTCTCTGGGCTACTGCACTGTCCATGCCTGCTAATTTCTCTGCTGGCTAGTCCCCTTTTAGCTCCGTCGCCCGTTCGCCAGTTCGGTTGGCTGCTTGTTCCTTGGCCTCTTCAAGACGGGTGGTACGAGTAAAAACTGGATCTCAAGGTCACTCTCCAGCAAAGTTTTGGTGGCCAAGTACTTtactcatcctcctcttgtGTTCCTCTCGTCCCACCCCAGCGTCAGAGAGTCTTCCGTCTCGCTCTGGCTGCAGTTTGCTTGCCCACCCCCGGTCTTCCCTCGAaatctccttctcttgcCAAACCCGCTTCTcacctcatcttctcttctcgtcttccCATCCCTTCCCTGACCTGATCTCTCTCTTCTATCCACACTTTCCCTTTTCCTCCTCATACAATCAGccaaaaaaacaaaacaccaaacGAATTCGATATACCGCAGATTTACGACCCCTTAATCAACCTGTCCAACATCAAAGTTTTCTGCAATTTTGACTCCTGGTCGCCCGGAACAACCCCCCGCATTATGGTCCAAGGCGAAAGGGCCGAATAACACCTGCACCTCGTCTCCTGGAATCAAGCCAGCCCTTCCAATCTCCCATATTCCCCCGCCCACCCGGTCGACCGACTACCAAGTCGCCCCGAATATACCTTCGACGACACCTCTTATCGCGGTCCCCCGCAAAATCCCCAGACTTTTGGCTTGCTGGCTGCTTGCCATTTCGTCTCCCCCGCGATATCATAATCTAAATACCCCCGAGCTCGACTCTCTAGTCTCAACGACCCTCGAGCTTATCGTACTTCCTTGGTATCATCGTCTCAGGAAGTTAATCGTTCTTGTCGTCGCCTGCCCCGACGACCCGCCTCGGCCGTTGATAACTTTCTTTGATACTGACAAGGAAACGCACAATGTCAACGGCATCAAAATCAGCAATGACCGCCGTAAAGAGGGCCTGCGATGGCTGCCATCGTCGCAAGGTCAAGTGTGATAGTGGTATCACTTGTCGCAACTGTGCAACTGCTGGTATCGAATGCACATATCTCGCTATTCCTCAGAAGAAGGGTCCCAAGGGTTCTCGCGCAAAAGTCATCACCGAATTGAGAGACAACCAACGCCAGGCCAGTCTTGCTGCTAAGGTGCAAAACAGACTCGCTGGACAAACTGTTGACACTACCATTCCTGCTCTCAACCCTACAGCTGGCATGTTGTCCAACGACCTGATCAAGGCTTGTGTCAACTACTACTTCGAAAATGCTTACTCCACACTTCCTTTCCTCGACCAAAACCAAATCGAACATATGATGCTAAATATGGAAGTTGGCCGTGACAGGTACTGCCTGTTTGCAGCTCTCTGTGCATATGTAGTACTTCAGCCTGGTATGATGCTGCCAGCTTCATCGGCAGAAGAGTCCTTCAGCCTTCAGAACCACCCCGGCGCCAACATCGCCGCAAGCAGtttgcttcttgaggagtgCCTGCGCGTTCGAAAGGGCTCTGACTATTTTGAGACACCAAACTTCAACATTATGGTCACCAACATTTTCATCTACTCCTGTATC encodes:
- a CDS encoding related to RTM1 protein translates to MAGYIFYNYNPNMVAAVIFIVVFGLSALLHTYQLVRSRTWYFIPFLIGCLFECVGYVGRALSAQEAPDFTKNPYIIQSLLLLLGPALLAASIYMVLGRLIRLLDAGDLSIISPRWLTKVFVAGDVMSFLAQSAGGGMLATAKTKSAVKRGENIIVGGLGIQIIFFGFFMIVTLVFHLRINRNPTQKSQEITTPWKKLLFVLYSASLFIMVRSVFRVAEYVMGKDSELQSKEYFIYIFDALLMSLVVVSLNVFHPSRVINHEMDRKRIVSQDGYALESQPEGRDDRDRRYSLSPVRPKHAH